One stretch of Armigeres subalbatus isolate Guangzhou_Male chromosome 2, GZ_Asu_2, whole genome shotgun sequence DNA includes these proteins:
- the LOC134215088 gene encoding adult-specific cuticular protein ACP-20-like — translation MIKITVVAIALLGAALAYEQHGFISEVKHIPYKWYGGIQSGIGGGGLEYGGYQGGIGLGGGSIGGGWEGGWKQGGEDYYSYPKYKYEYGVKDYKTGDHKSQWEARDGDVVKGQYTLDEADGTKRIVDYYADSKNGFEAKVKNIGHGIQEGGLGGGYEGGYHGLGYSYSKLKKYN, via the exons ATGATCAAGATTACTGTGGTGGCCATCGCCCTGCTGGGCGCTGCTCTTGCTTACGAACAGCATGGATTCATCAGCGAAGTTAAACACATCCCGTACAAGTGGTACGGTGGTATCCAGAGCGGAATCGGCGGCGGTGGATTGGAATACGGCGGTTATCAGGGTGGAATCGGCTTGGGCGGTGGTTCGATCGGTGGAGGATGG GAAGGCGGCTGGAAGCAAGGTGGTGAAGACTACTACTCGTATCCAAAGTACAAGTACGAGTACGGAGTGAAGGACTACAAGACGGGCGATCACAAGAGCCAATGGGAGGCACGTGATGGAGATGTCGTCAAGGGGCAGTACACCCTGGATGAAGCCGATGGAACCAAGCGTATCGTTGATTACTACGCCGATAGCAAGAACGGTTTTGAAGCCAAGGTCAAGAACATTGGACATGGTATCCAGGAAGGTGGATTGGGGGGTGGTTACGAAGGTGGTTACCACGGATTGGGATACAGTTACAGCAAGCTGAAGAAGTACAACTGA